From the genome of Verrucomicrobiia bacterium, one region includes:
- a CDS encoding FmdB family zinc ribbon protein: MPTYAYVCAKCGHEFDKFQSMKDPALTICPQDACGQKRWGKGKVNRQLGTGAGLLFKGSGFYITDYRSPNYQQAAKKESASTTPAPAEKKTTGGEAKPAKSGAKQA, translated from the coding sequence ATGCCAACTTACGCTTACGTTTGCGCCAAGTGCGGCCACGAATTCGATAAATTTCAGTCCATGAAGGATCCCGCGCTGACCATTTGTCCGCAGGACGCCTGCGGCCAGAAGCGCTGGGGCAAGGGCAAGGTCAACCGCCAGCTCGGCACGGGCGCGGGACTGCTGTTCAAGGGTTCGGGCTTTTATATCACCGACTACCGCAGCCCGAACTACCAGCAGGCGGCGAAGAAGGAATCCGCCAGCACCACTCCGGCGCCGGCGGAAAAGAAAACCACCGGTGGTGAAGCCAAGCCGGCCAAATCGGGGGCCAAGCAAGCCTAG
- a CDS encoding LON peptidase substrate-binding domain-containing protein gives MQLPHEVPVMILSNATLFPQALLPLYIFEPRYRRMLSDALETHRMFAVAMQRPGSMRETPIPVAGLGVVRVSVQHKDATSHLILQGLARVQLREAVRYKPYRKHRVELLPSPPCDTVAVDALVDKLRDLLEERIKLGLPFPFPVAPAPDLEGTQASGIPAKEVLKYLGAIEDPAQLADLVSCAVLPDARERQTILETVAVDARLRQLIQFLLADIRRHRTDASHE, from the coding sequence ATGCAACTGCCGCACGAAGTGCCGGTTATGATTCTTTCCAACGCCACGCTTTTTCCCCAGGCGTTGCTGCCGCTTTACATCTTTGAGCCCCGTTACCGGCGGATGCTGAGCGACGCGCTGGAAACGCATCGCATGTTCGCCGTGGCCATGCAACGGCCGGGTTCAATGCGCGAAACACCCATCCCGGTGGCAGGCCTGGGCGTCGTCCGCGTCTCCGTCCAGCACAAGGACGCCACCTCGCACCTCATTTTGCAGGGATTGGCGCGCGTGCAGCTGCGTGAGGCGGTCCGCTACAAGCCTTATCGCAAGCATCGTGTCGAACTGCTCCCCTCACCGCCGTGCGACACTGTGGCGGTGGATGCCTTGGTGGACAAGCTGCGGGATTTGCTGGAGGAGCGCATCAAGCTCGGCCTGCCCTTCCCGTTTCCCGTCGCGCCCGCACCGGATCTCGAAGGCACGCAGGCCAGTGGCATCCCCGCCAAGGAAGTGCTCAAATACCTCGGCGCCATCGAAGACCCGGCCCAGCTCGCCGATCTCGTCTCGTGCGCCGTCCTGCCCGACGCGCGGGAACGGCAGACCATTCTGGAAACCGTCGCGGTCGATGCCCGGCTGCGGCAACTGATTCAATTTCTGCTGGCGGACATTCGCCGCCACCGCACCGACGCAAGCCATGAATAA
- a CDS encoding DUF1844 domain-containing protein, with product MNNPIGEFADAPMTREEMHAALFAQMVMQLASTALVLMGRAPNPVTGQTETDLEAAQLFVEQLEMLATKTRGNLSPEEEQLLKQHLMSVRLAFVETVQQPPTEPTANTPAPHDHTASSAAPDADSKKKFSKRYGAG from the coding sequence ATGAATAATCCCATCGGTGAATTTGCCGACGCGCCGATGACGCGCGAAGAAATGCACGCTGCGCTCTTCGCCCAAATGGTGATGCAGCTGGCCAGCACCGCCCTGGTGCTGATGGGCCGCGCTCCGAATCCGGTGACAGGCCAGACCGAGACTGATTTGGAGGCCGCCCAGTTGTTCGTGGAACAGCTCGAAATGCTCGCCACCAAAACCCGGGGCAACCTCTCACCTGAAGAAGAGCAACTGCTGAAGCAGCACCTGATGAGCGTGCGCCTGGCCTTTGTGGAAACCGTCCAGCAGCCTCCGACCGAACCCACGGCAAACACGCCCGCCCCCCACGACCACACGGCGTCGAGCGCCGCGCCGGACGCCGATTCCAAGAAGAAGTTCAGCAAGCGTTACGGAGCCGGCTGA